A region from the Volucribacter amazonae genome encodes:
- the rpoB gene encoding DNA-directed RNA polymerase subunit beta produces the protein MVYSYTEKKRIRKDFGKRPQVLNVPYLLTIQLDSFDKFIQRDPEGQQGLEAAFRSVFPIVSNNGSTELQYVSYTLGEPVFDVRECQIRGTTYAAPLRVKLRLVSYDKESSAGAIKDIKEQDVYMGEIPLMTENGTFVINGTERVIVSQLHRSPGVFFDSDKGKTHSSGKVLYNARIIPYRGSWLDFEFDPKDNLFARIDRRRKLPATIILRALNYTTEEILDLFFDKVIFEIKDQKLLMTLVPERLRGETATFDIEANGTVYVERGRRITARHIRALQKDNISQVEVPTEYIIGKVSAKDYVDLETGEVICAANMEISLEILAKLAQAGYTTIEALFTNDLDHGPYISETLRIDPSYDRLSALVEIYRMMRPGEPPTKEAAEALFDNLFFSLDRYDLSAVGRMKFNRSIGLEEASGSGVLSNEDIINVMKKLIDIRNGRGEVDDIDHLGNRRIRSVGEMAENQFRIGLVRVERAVKERLSLGDLDSVTPQDLINAKPISAAVKEFFGSSQLSQFMDQNNPLSEVTHKRRISALGPGGLTRERAGFEVRDVHATHYGRVCPIETPEGPNIGLINSLSVYARTNNYGFLETPYRKVVNGQVTEEIEYLSAIEEGNYVIAQANANLDEDFRFTDAYVTARGEHGESGLYRPEEIHYMDVSTQQVVSVAAALIPFLEHDDANRALMGANMQRQAVPTLRADKPLVGTGMEKPVALDSGVAVVAKRGGIIQYVDSSRIVVKVNEDETVAGESGIDIYNLIKYTRSNQNTCINQIPCVSLGEPIERGEIMADGPSTDLGELALGQNMRVAFMPWNGYNFEDSMLVSERVVQEDRFTTIHIQELSCIARDTKLGAEEITADIPNVGEAALSKLDESGIVYIGAEVKGGDILVGKVTPKGETQLTPEEKLLRAIFGEKASDVKDSSLRVPNSVSGTVIDVQVFTRDGVEKDKRALEIEEMQLKQAKKDLVAELEILEAGLFTRVRNLLVNSGVDAVQLDKLERTKWLEQSLADEEKQNQLEQLAEQYEELRKDFEHKLEVKRNKIIQGDDLAPGVLKVVKVYLAVKRHIQPGDKMAGRHGNKGVISKINPVEDMPYDENGQPVDIVLNPLGVPSRMNIGQILETHLGLAAKGIGDKINEMIKQKQDVEKLRGYIQKAYDLGEGSQKVDLSTFSDEEVMRLAQNLRKGMPLATPVFDGAHEKEIKELLELGGLPTSGQITLYDGRTGEKFERPVTVGYMYMLKLNHLVDDKMHARSTGSYSLVTQQPLGGKAQFGGQRFGEMEVWALEAYGAAYTLQEMLTVKSDDVNGRTKMYKNIVGGTHEMDPGMPESFNVLLKEIRSLGINIDLDEE, from the coding sequence ATGGTTTACTCCTACACCGAAAAAAAACGAATTCGTAAAGACTTCGGCAAACGTCCGCAAGTTTTAAACGTACCTTATTTATTAACAATTCAATTAGACTCTTTTGATAAATTTATTCAAAGAGATCCAGAAGGTCAACAAGGCTTAGAAGCCGCTTTTCGTTCTGTATTTCCTATTGTCAGTAATAATGGGAGTACGGAGTTACAATATGTTAGTTATACATTAGGTGAACCTGTATTTGATGTGCGTGAATGTCAAATTCGTGGTACGACCTATGCTGCTCCATTACGTGTTAAGTTACGCCTAGTGAGTTATGATAAAGAATCTAGTGCGGGAGCAATTAAAGATATTAAAGAACAAGATGTTTATATGGGTGAAATTCCATTAATGACAGAAAATGGTACTTTTGTCATTAATGGAACAGAGCGTGTTATTGTTTCACAATTACACCGTAGCCCAGGTGTATTTTTTGATAGCGATAAGGGTAAAACCCATTCTTCAGGTAAAGTATTATATAACGCAAGAATTATTCCTTATCGTGGTTCTTGGTTGGATTTTGAGTTTGATCCAAAAGATAATTTGTTTGCACGTATTGACCGTCGCCGTAAATTGCCTGCGACCATTATTTTACGTGCGTTAAATTATACCACCGAAGAAATTCTTGATCTTTTCTTTGATAAAGTGATTTTTGAGATTAAAGATCAGAAATTATTAATGACTTTAGTGCCTGAAAGATTAAGAGGCGAAACAGCAACTTTTGATATTGAGGCAAATGGTACAGTTTATGTTGAGCGTGGTCGCCGTATTACTGCACGCCATATTCGAGCTTTACAAAAAGATAATATTAGCCAAGTAGAAGTACCAACAGAATATATTATTGGTAAAGTTTCTGCGAAAGATTATGTGGATTTAGAAACGGGCGAAGTGATTTGTGCGGCAAATATGGAAATTTCCTTAGAAATTTTAGCGAAGCTAGCACAAGCAGGATATACCACGATTGAAGCCTTATTTACTAATGATTTAGATCATGGGCCATATATCTCAGAAACTTTACGCATTGATCCGTCTTATGATCGTTTAAGTGCTTTAGTTGAAATTTATCGTATGATGCGTCCGGGCGAACCACCAACGAAAGAGGCGGCAGAGGCATTATTTGATAATTTATTCTTCTCATTGGATCGTTATGATTTATCCGCGGTAGGACGTATGAAGTTCAATCGTTCTATTGGTTTAGAAGAAGCCTCAGGCAGTGGCGTATTAAGCAATGAAGATATTATCAATGTGATGAAAAAGCTCATTGATATTCGTAATGGTCGTGGTGAAGTTGATGATATTGACCATTTAGGTAACCGCCGTATTCGTTCTGTGGGAGAAATGGCAGAAAACCAATTCCGTATTGGTTTAGTGCGTGTTGAACGTGCTGTTAAAGAACGTTTATCCCTAGGTGATTTAGATTCGGTAACTCCACAAGATTTAATTAATGCGAAACCGATTTCAGCGGCAGTAAAAGAATTTTTTGGTTCATCACAGCTTTCGCAATTTATGGATCAAAACAATCCATTATCAGAAGTAACCCATAAACGCCGTATTTCTGCTTTAGGTCCGGGTGGTTTAACTCGTGAACGTGCGGGCTTTGAGGTGCGAGATGTACATGCTACCCATTATGGTCGTGTGTGTCCAATTGAAACACCTGAGGGACCAAACATTGGTTTGATTAACTCATTATCTGTTTATGCACGAACCAATAATTATGGCTTCCTTGAAACACCATATCGCAAAGTGGTCAATGGGCAGGTTACAGAAGAAATTGAATATTTATCAGCCATTGAAGAAGGCAATTATGTAATTGCACAGGCAAATGCTAACTTAGATGAAGATTTCCGCTTTACTGATGCTTATGTTACTGCTCGTGGTGAGCATGGCGAGTCAGGCTTATATCGTCCAGAGGAAATTCATTATATGGACGTATCAACCCAACAAGTGGTTTCTGTGGCGGCGGCATTAATCCCATTCTTGGAGCATGATGATGCGAACCGTGCGTTGATGGGAGCAAACATGCAACGCCAAGCTGTACCTACATTGCGTGCCGATAAACCATTGGTTGGTACAGGTATGGAAAAACCCGTTGCCTTGGACTCTGGGGTTGCGGTTGTGGCGAAACGTGGCGGTATTATCCAATATGTGGATTCTTCACGCATCGTGGTAAAAGTGAATGAAGATGAAACCGTTGCAGGCGAATCGGGCATTGATATTTATAATTTAATTAAATATACCCGTTCTAACCAAAATACTTGTATTAACCAAATTCCTTGCGTGTCTTTAGGCGAGCCGATTGAGCGTGGCGAGATTATGGCTGATGGCCCATCTACGGATCTTGGTGAATTAGCCCTTGGGCAAAATATGCGTGTGGCATTTATGCCTTGGAATGGTTATAACTTTGAAGACTCAATGTTAGTGTCTGAGCGTGTGGTGCAAGAAGATCGTTTTACCACCATTCATATTCAAGAATTATCTTGTATTGCTCGTGATACTAAATTAGGGGCAGAAGAAATCACCGCCGATATTCCAAATGTGGGCGAGGCAGCTTTAAGCAAACTTGATGAATCAGGTATTGTATATATTGGTGCTGAAGTAAAAGGTGGCGATATTCTGGTGGGTAAAGTCACACCAAAAGGGGAAACCCAATTAACACCAGAAGAAAAATTATTACGCGCAATCTTCGGTGAAAAAGCCTCTGATGTGAAAGATTCATCATTGCGTGTGCCAAATAGCGTATCAGGTACGGTTATTGATGTACAAGTGTTTACTCGTGATGGTGTGGAGAAGGATAAACGTGCATTAGAAATTGAAGAAATGCAGCTTAAACAAGCGAAAAAAGATCTTGTGGCTGAATTAGAAATTTTAGAAGCAGGTTTATTTACGCGTGTCCGTAACTTGTTAGTAAATAGCGGTGTTGATGCTGTTCAATTAGATAAACTTGAACGCACAAAATGGTTAGAGCAAAGTTTAGCTGATGAAGAGAAACAAAATCAGTTAGAACAATTAGCCGAACAATATGAAGAATTACGTAAAGACTTTGAGCATAAACTTGAAGTGAAACGTAATAAGATTATTCAAGGTGATGATTTAGCACCTGGTGTGTTAAAAGTGGTAAAAGTTTATCTTGCGGTGAAACGCCATATTCAACCCGGAGATAAAATGGCAGGTCGCCACGGTAATAAAGGGGTTATTTCAAAAATTAATCCAGTGGAAGATATGCCGTATGACGAAAATGGTCAACCTGTTGATATTGTATTAAATCCACTTGGTGTACCATCACGTATGAATATCGGTCAGATCTTAGAAACCCATCTTGGCTTAGCGGCGAAAGGGATTGGCGATAAGATCAATGAAATGATCAAACAAAAACAAGACGTTGAGAAATTACGTGGTTATATCCAGAAGGCTTATGACTTAGGTGAAGGCTCACAAAAAGTAGATCTTAGCACCTTTAGTGATGAAGAAGTGATGCGTTTAGCTCAAAACTTGCGTAAAGGTATGCCATTAGCGACACCTGTGTTTGATGGTGCTCATGAAAAAGAGATCAAAGAGTTACTTGAATTAGGTGGTTTACCGACTTCTGGTCAAATTACCCTTTATGATGGTCGTACAGGGGAAAAATTTGAGCGTCCAGTAACCGTTGGTTATATGTATATGCTTAAATTGAACCATTTAGTTGATGACAAAATGCACGCTCGTTCAACAGGGTCTTATAGTCTTGTTACTCAGCAACCATTGGGTGGTAAAGCACAATTCGGTGGTCAGCGTTTCGGGGAAATGGAAGTGTGGGCATTAGAGGCTTATGGCGCTGCTTATACCTTACAAGAAATGTTGACAGTGAAATCTGATGACGTGAATGGACGTACCAAAATGTATAAAAACATTGTGGGCGGCACGCACGAAATGGATCCGGGTATGCCAGAATCCTTTAATGTATTGTTGAAAGAAATCCGTTCATTAGGGATCAACATAGATTTAGATGAAGAGTAA
- the rplL gene encoding 50S ribosomal protein L7/L12, whose amino-acid sequence MSLTNEQIIEAIASKSVTEIVELISAMEEKFGVSAAAAAVAVAAGGDAAAAEEKTEFDVILAAAGANKVAVIKAVRGATGLGLKEAKDLVESAPATLKEGIAKAEAEALKKELEEAGAQVEIK is encoded by the coding sequence ATGTCATTAACTAACGAACAAATTATTGAAGCGATTGCTTCTAAATCAGTAACTGAAATCGTTGAATTAATCTCTGCGATGGAAGAAAAATTTGGTGTATCAGCAGCAGCTGCAGCAGTAGCGGTAGCAGCAGGTGGTGATGCAGCAGCTGCAGAAGAGAAAACTGAATTTGATGTTATCTTAGCCGCAGCAGGTGCGAATAAAGTTGCAGTAATTAAAGCTGTACGTGGTGCAACTGGTTTAGGCTTAAAAGAAGCGAAAGACTTAGTTGAATCTGCACCAGCAACCTTGAAAGAAGGTATTGCTAAAGCAGAAGCTGAAGCACTTAAGAAAGAATTAGAAGAAGCTGGCGCACAAGTAGAAATTAAATAA
- the rplJ gene encoding 50S ribosomal protein L10: MALNLQDKQTIVAEVNEAAKGALSAVIADSRGVTVDKMTELRKAAREAGVTMRVVRNTLLRRAVEGTDYECLKDTFVGPTLIAFSNEHPGAAARLFKDFAKTNDKFEIKGAAFEGKIQDVEFLATLPTYEEAIARLMGTMKEAAAGKLVRTLAALRDKLEAAA, encoded by the coding sequence ATGGCATTAAATCTTCAAGACAAACAAACGATTGTTGCTGAAGTAAACGAAGCTGCCAAAGGTGCCCTATCTGCTGTGATCGCGGATTCTCGTGGTGTAACCGTAGATAAAATGACTGAATTACGTAAAGCAGCTCGTGAAGCGGGTGTAACTATGCGTGTTGTACGTAATACCTTATTACGTCGTGCGGTAGAAGGCACTGATTATGAATGCTTAAAAGATACGTTTGTAGGTCCAACACTTATCGCATTTTCAAATGAACACCCAGGTGCAGCTGCACGTTTGTTCAAAGATTTTGCAAAAACTAATGATAAGTTTGAAATTAAAGGTGCAGCCTTTGAAGGTAAAATTCAAGATGTAGAATTCTTAGCAACTTTACCAACATACGAAGAAGCAATCGCACGTTTAATGGGTACAATGAAAGAAGCAGCGGCAGGGAAACTTGTTCGCACTTTGGCGGCATTACGCGACAAATTGGAAGCGGCTGCTTAA
- the rplA gene encoding 50S ribosomal protein L1 — translation MAKLTKRMKAIKAGVDSTKNYEINEAIAVLKQFATAKFNESVDVAVNLGIDARKSDQNVRGATVLPHGTGRSVRVAVFTSNVEAAKEAGADLVGMEDLAEQVKKGEMNFDVVIASPDAMRVVGQLGQILGPRGLMPNPKVGTVTPNVAEAVKNAKSGQVRYRNDKNGIIHTTIGKVDFSAEQLKENLQALLAALVKAKPASAKGVYIKKVSISTTQGAGVAVDQTSL, via the coding sequence ATGGCTAAACTAACTAAACGCATGAAAGCAATTAAAGCAGGCGTTGATTCAACCAAAAACTACGAAATCAATGAAGCAATCGCAGTATTAAAACAATTTGCTACAGCAAAATTCAATGAAAGTGTTGATGTTGCAGTAAATTTAGGTATTGATGCACGTAAATCAGATCAAAATGTGCGTGGTGCGACTGTTCTTCCACATGGTACAGGTCGTTCAGTGCGTGTTGCGGTATTTACTTCAAATGTTGAAGCTGCAAAAGAAGCAGGTGCTGATTTAGTGGGTATGGAAGATCTTGCTGAGCAAGTGAAAAAAGGCGAAATGAATTTTGATGTGGTAATTGCTTCTCCAGATGCAATGCGTGTGGTAGGACAATTAGGTCAAATCTTAGGTCCTCGTGGCTTAATGCCAAACCCGAAAGTAGGTACAGTAACGCCTAACGTAGCAGAAGCAGTGAAAAATGCAAAATCTGGTCAGGTTCGTTATCGTAATGACAAAAATGGTATTATCCATACGACTATCGGTAAAGTTGACTTCTCTGCAGAGCAATTAAAAGAAAACTTACAAGCCTTATTAGCCGCTTTAGTGAAAGCAAAACCTGCTTCAGCGAAAGGTGTTTATATTAAGAAAGTAAGCATTTCTACTACCCAAGGTGCGGGTGTTGCAGTAGATCAAACAAGTTTATAA
- the rplK gene encoding 50S ribosomal protein L11, producing MAKKVQAYIKLQVAAGMANPSPPVGPALGQQGVNIMEFCKAFNARTESLEKGLPIPVVITVYADRSFTFITKTPPAAVLLKKAAGIKSGSGKPNKDKVGKVTQAQIREIAETKAADMTGATIETKMKSIEGTARSMGLVVED from the coding sequence ATGGCAAAAAAAGTACAAGCCTATATTAAGTTGCAAGTTGCAGCAGGTATGGCAAACCCTTCACCACCAGTTGGTCCTGCATTAGGTCAACAAGGTGTTAATATCATGGAATTCTGTAAAGCGTTTAATGCGCGTACAGAGAGCTTAGAAAAAGGCTTACCAATTCCTGTGGTTATCACTGTATATGCAGATCGTTCATTTACCTTTATTACCAAAACTCCACCAGCGGCGGTATTATTGAAAAAAGCAGCGGGTATCAAATCAGGTTCTGGTAAACCAAATAAAGATAAAGTAGGTAAAGTAACCCAAGCTCAAATTCGTGAAATTGCTGAAACTAAAGCAGCGGATATGACAGGTGCAACGATTGAAACAAAAATGAAATCTATTGAAGGTACTGCACGTTCAATGGGTTTAGTGGTGGAGGACTAA
- the nusG gene encoding transcription termination/antitermination protein NusG, whose amino-acid sequence MTENAPKKRWYVLQAFSGFENRVATILREYIKQQQMEEYFGEVLVPVEEVVENVAGKRRKSERKFFPGYVLVQMEMNDYTWQLVRSVPNTMGFIGGTPDKPAPISNREAEHILNSLQQKGDKPRHKTTFQPGEEVRVKEGPFMDFNGTVEEVDYEKGRVKVSVSIFGRATPVELEFSQVEKLI is encoded by the coding sequence ATGACAGAGAATGCACCAAAAAAACGTTGGTATGTGTTGCAGGCTTTTTCTGGTTTTGAAAATCGTGTTGCAACGATTTTGCGTGAATATATTAAGCAACAACAAATGGAAGAATACTTTGGTGAAGTATTAGTACCCGTTGAAGAAGTGGTTGAAAACGTAGCGGGCAAACGCCGTAAAAGTGAACGCAAATTCTTTCCCGGTTATGTGTTAGTGCAAATGGAAATGAATGATTATACTTGGCAATTAGTGCGTAGTGTACCTAATACCATGGGCTTTATTGGTGGTACACCCGATAAACCTGCCCCAATTAGTAATCGAGAAGCAGAGCATATTTTAAATAGTTTACAACAAAAAGGCGATAAGCCTAGACATAAAACCACATTCCAGCCGGGCGAAGAAGTGCGTGTCAAAGAAGGTCCATTTATGGATTTCAATGGTACAGTGGAAGAAGTGGATTACGAAAAAGGTCGCGTGAAAGTGTCTGTGTCTATCTTTGGTCGTGCTACACCAGTGGAATTAGAGTTTTCTCAAGTAGAAAAACTTATTTAA
- the secE gene encoding preprotein translocase subunit SecE: protein MSQNIVDKKKNHHEDDKTKSRALNSFLWIIIALVVAVAALGNVYFTDQISTSIRVVAIIVLLLIALGLMAVTNQGKKALGFFKESKIELRKIVWPTRQEATQTTLIVMAVTVVVALVLWGLDSIIMSLVTFLTDLRF from the coding sequence ATGAGTCAAAATATTGTCGATAAAAAGAAAAATCATCACGAAGATGATAAGACAAAAAGCCGTGCTTTAAATTCATTTTTATGGATTATTATTGCTTTAGTTGTTGCTGTGGCAGCGTTGGGTAATGTCTATTTTACAGATCAAATTTCTACATCTATTCGTGTTGTTGCGATTATTGTTCTATTATTAATTGCATTAGGACTAATGGCAGTAACTAATCAAGGAAAAAAAGCCTTAGGCTTTTTTAAAGAATCTAAAATAGAATTGCGTAAAATTGTTTGGCCTACTCGTCAAGAGGCAACACAAACGACCCTAATTGTAATGGCGGTTACTGTGGTGGTTGCCTTGGTATTATGGGGGCTAGATTCAATTATTATGTCTTTAGTAACATTCTTAACTGACTTGAGGTTCTAA
- the tuf gene encoding elongation factor Tu has protein sequence MSKEKFERTKPHVNVGTIGHVDHGKTTLTAAITTVLAKHYGGAARAFDQIDNAPEEKARGITINTSHVEYDTPTRHYAHVDCPGHADYVKNMITGAAQMDGAILVVAATDGPMPQTREHILLGRQVGVPYIIVFLNKCDMVDDEELLELVEMEVRELLSQYDFPGDDTPIVRGSALKALEGDAAWEEKILELAGHLDSYIPEPERAIDQPFLLPIEDVFSISGRGTVVTGRVERGIIRTGDEVEIVGIKPTTKTTVTGVEMFRKLLDEGRAGENIGALLRGTKREEIERGQVLAKPGSITPHTDFESEVYVLSKEEGGRHTPFFKGYRPQFYFRTTDVTGTIELPEGVEMVMPGDNIKMTVSLIHPIAMDQGLRFAIREGGRTVGAGVVAKIIK, from the coding sequence ATGTCTAAAGAAAAATTTGAACGTACAAAACCGCACGTTAATGTGGGTACAATCGGCCACGTTGACCATGGTAAAACAACTTTAACTGCGGCAATTACCACAGTACTAGCAAAACATTACGGTGGTGCTGCGCGTGCATTCGATCAAATTGATAATGCACCAGAAGAAAAAGCGCGTGGTATTACTATCAATACTTCACACGTTGAATACGATACACCAACTCGCCACTATGCACACGTTGACTGCCCAGGACACGCGGACTATGTTAAAAACATGATCACTGGTGCGGCACAAATGGACGGTGCTATCTTAGTAGTAGCAGCAACAGACGGTCCTATGCCACAAACTCGTGAGCATATCCTTTTAGGTCGCCAAGTAGGTGTACCATACATCATCGTATTCTTAAACAAATGTGATATGGTTGATGATGAAGAATTATTAGAATTAGTTGAAATGGAAGTGCGTGAGCTTCTTTCTCAATATGATTTCCCAGGTGATGATACACCAATCGTGCGTGGTTCTGCGTTAAAAGCCTTAGAAGGCGATGCAGCATGGGAAGAAAAAATTCTTGAATTAGCAGGTCATTTAGACAGCTATATCCCAGAGCCAGAGCGTGCTATCGATCAACCATTCTTATTACCAATTGAAGACGTGTTCTCAATTTCAGGTCGTGGTACCGTAGTAACAGGTCGTGTAGAGCGTGGTATTATCCGCACTGGTGATGAAGTAGAAATCGTTGGTATCAAACCAACCACCAAAACAACCGTAACCGGTGTTGAAATGTTCCGTAAATTATTAGACGAAGGTCGTGCGGGTGAGAACATTGGTGCGTTATTGCGTGGTACCAAACGTGAAGAGATCGAACGTGGTCAAGTATTAGCGAAACCAGGTTCAATCACACCACACACCGACTTTGAATCAGAAGTTTACGTATTATCAAAAGAAGAAGGTGGTCGTCATACTCCATTCTTTAAAGGTTACCGTCCACAATTCTATTTCCGTACTACTGACGTAACAGGTACAATTGAGTTACCAGAAGGCGTGGAAATGGTAATGCCAGGCGATAACATCAAAATGACTGTAAGTCTAATTCACCCAATCGCAATGGATCAAGGTTTACGCTTTGCGATCCGTGAGGGTGGTCGTACAGTAGGTGCAGGTGTTGTTGCTAAAATTATTAAATAA
- the coaA gene encoding type I pantothenate kinase — protein MITPNSLAICSQTSPFLQFNRQQWAELRKSVPLQLTEQDLKPLLGFNEELALDEVSTIYLPLARLINYYIEENIRRQTVLNRFLGIEKSKVPYVISITGSVAVGKSTSARILQSLLSQWPRSRQVELITTDGFLHPLDTLKQRNILDKKGFPVSYDTPKLIQFMADLKSGKPALKVPIYSHLTYDIIPDEYNIIDQPDILILEGLNVLQVSHDKSNKPFVSDFVDFSIYVDADEKLLKSWYIHRFLKFRQSAFADPNSYFKHYASLSEPEAIQIAEQIWENINGLNLRENILPTRERANLILTKGKNHTVEQVKLRK, from the coding sequence GTGATAACTCCTAACTCTCTTGCGATTTGTTCACAAACAAGTCCATTTTTACAATTTAATCGCCAACAATGGGCGGAGTTACGTAAATCTGTACCGTTACAACTCACCGAACAGGACTTAAAACCTTTACTGGGTTTTAATGAAGAATTGGCACTTGATGAAGTCAGCACCATTTATTTACCCTTAGCAAGGCTTATTAATTACTACATTGAAGAAAACATTCGCCGTCAAACAGTATTAAACCGTTTTTTAGGCATTGAGAAAAGCAAAGTACCTTACGTCATTAGCATTACTGGAAGTGTTGCAGTGGGCAAAAGCACTTCAGCCCGTATTTTACAATCTTTATTATCACAATGGCCTCGTTCAAGACAGGTAGAACTTATTACGACGGACGGTTTCTTGCACCCACTTGATACCTTAAAACAACGTAATATTTTAGATAAAAAAGGCTTCCCCGTTTCTTATGATACACCTAAACTCATTCAATTTATGGCGGATTTAAAATCAGGCAAACCTGCACTCAAAGTTCCTATTTACTCCCATTTAACCTATGATATTATCCCTGATGAATACAATATTATTGATCAACCCGATATTCTTATTTTAGAGGGGCTAAATGTCTTACAAGTAAGCCACGATAAATCCAATAAACCTTTTGTTTCGGATTTTGTGGATTTTTCTATTTATGTTGATGCCGATGAAAAACTGCTAAAAAGCTGGTATATCCATCGCTTTTTGAAATTTCGCCAAAGTGCATTTGCCGATCCCAATTCTTATTTTAAGCATTACGCTTCTTTATCTGAACCTGAAGCCATACAAATTGCGGAACAAATTTGGGAAAATATCAATGGCTTAAATTTACGAGAGAATATTTTACCTACTCGTGAACGAGCGAATTTAATTTTGACCAAAGGAAAAAACCATACGGTTGAGCAGGTTAAGTTAAGAAAATAA
- the gltS gene encoding sodium/glutamate symporter, whose translation MTFNTYETLALACFVLLLGYFLVKRIRFLDAFNIPEPVVGGFIVALLLTLAYQIWGISFNFDTDLQRNMMLVFFSSIGLSANFARLIKGGKPLVIFLFVCALFIVVQNTVGIFSAMGLGIDPAYGLIAGSITLVGGHGTGAAWAETLTNRFGISSALELAMACATFGLVFGGILGGPVASFLLKRMHKQQIPEPDEDTNDVEEAFERPKYRRKVNVRSIIETIAMLSICLLVGQQIDIWTTGTIVQLPTYVWCLLVGTIIRNGLVHLVKFKVADEAIDVLGTVGLSLFLAIALMSLKLWELAGLALPVLVILLIQVAVMALFAIFVTYRAMGKDYDAVVLSAGHCGFGLGATPTAIANMQAVTSHYGPSHKAFLIVPMVGAFFIDLINNILVNVFSEVIAYLH comes from the coding sequence ATGACTTTTAATACATACGAAACCTTGGCATTAGCTTGTTTTGTACTGCTCCTTGGCTATTTTTTAGTTAAACGTATTCGTTTTTTAGATGCGTTCAATATTCCTGAACCTGTGGTAGGCGGATTTATTGTGGCATTGTTGCTAACCCTTGCCTATCAAATATGGGGAATTAGTTTTAATTTTGATACTGATTTACAACGTAATATGATGTTGGTTTTCTTTAGCTCCATTGGGTTAAGTGCCAATTTTGCTCGTTTAATCAAAGGTGGCAAGCCATTGGTTATTTTCCTATTTGTTTGTGCCTTATTTATTGTAGTGCAAAATACGGTGGGGATTTTTTCTGCTATGGGCTTAGGTATTGATCCTGCTTATGGGCTTATTGCAGGTTCTATTACTTTAGTGGGGGGACATGGAACAGGTGCAGCTTGGGCAGAAACGCTGACCAATCGTTTTGGTATTTCCAGTGCTTTAGAGCTTGCAATGGCTTGTGCAACCTTTGGTTTGGTGTTTGGTGGCATTCTTGGTGGACCAGTGGCAAGTTTTCTATTAAAAAGAATGCATAAACAACAAATTCCAGAGCCTGATGAAGATACTAATGATGTGGAAGAAGCCTTTGAGCGTCCAAAATATCGCCGTAAAGTGAATGTACGTTCCATTATTGAAACCATTGCAATGCTGTCTATTTGTTTATTGGTTGGGCAACAAATTGATATATGGACAACAGGCACTATAGTACAACTTCCAACCTATGTGTGGTGTTTATTAGTGGGAACGATTATCCGTAATGGTCTTGTGCATCTTGTGAAATTTAAAGTGGCTGATGAAGCTATTGATGTACTGGGAACAGTGGGATTATCTTTATTCCTTGCTATTGCGTTGATGTCATTAAAACTTTGGGAATTAGCAGGACTGGCTTTACCTGTATTGGTAATTTTATTAATCCAAGTTGCGGTAATGGCATTGTTTGCGATTTTTGTAACCTATCGTGCTATGGGTAAAGATTATGATGCGGTGGTATTAAGTGCAGGGCATTGTGGCTTTGGTTTAGGGGCAACGCCTACCGCTATCGCCAATATGCAAGCGGTAACTTCACATTATGGCCCTTCGCATAAGGCATTTTTGATCGTGCCAATGGTAGGGGCATTTTTTATTGATTTGATTAATAATATTTTGGTAAATGTTTTTTCTGAGGTCATTGCTTATTTGCATTAG